Proteins from a genomic interval of Candidatus Flexicrinis proximus:
- the rplL gene encoding 50S ribosomal protein L7/L12 produces MADLNKLVEELSALTLLEAAELKTLLEDKWGVKAASGGGMMMAAAPAAAAAVVEVEEKTEFDVILHDAGANKINVIKVVRALTSLGLKEAKDVAETAGSKVLEAVTKDKAADAKKQLEEAGAKVEVK; encoded by the coding sequence GTGGCCGATTTGAACAAGCTGGTGGAAGAACTGAGCGCGCTGACCCTTCTGGAAGCCGCCGAACTGAAGACCCTTCTGGAAGACAAGTGGGGCGTTAAGGCCGCCTCTGGCGGCGGCATGATGATGGCCGCCGCTCCCGCCGCTGCCGCTGCGGTTGTTGAGGTCGAGGAAAAGACCGAGTTCGATGTCATCCTCCACGATGCCGGCGCGAACAAGATCAACGTCATCAAGGTCGTCCGCGCTCTGACCAGCCTCGGGCTGAAGGAAGCTAAGGACGTCGCCGAGACTGCCGGCAGCAAGGTGCTCGAGGCCGTCACCAAGGACAAGGCCGCCGATGCTAAGAAGCAGCTCGAAGAGGCTGGCGCCAAGGTCGAAGTTAAGTAA
- a CDS encoding 50S ribosomal protein L10, which yields MALTKGRKDELVAHHVELLSKTSGFVVVQASGLSVKEVDGLRAVVRKVNGKYLVAKNTLLAKALEQLGLPVPADLLKGPNGIAFGIDNFPSVAKAVLEYAGETVRAEKMKVVGGQLGGKTLSGSQVDMISKLPSLDELRAQLIGLFVAPSTGIVSVLQAANGGVVNVLHAYLEDKGAA from the coding sequence TTGGCACTCACAAAAGGGCGCAAGGACGAGCTGGTAGCTCACCACGTTGAGCTTCTCAGTAAAACCTCCGGCTTCGTCGTCGTGCAGGCCAGCGGCCTCAGCGTTAAAGAGGTCGATGGGCTTCGCGCCGTGGTGCGCAAGGTGAACGGGAAATACCTGGTCGCCAAGAACACCTTGCTGGCGAAGGCGTTGGAACAGCTTGGTTTGCCGGTCCCGGCCGACCTGCTAAAAGGGCCGAACGGCATTGCCTTCGGTATAGACAATTTCCCAAGCGTGGCGAAGGCGGTCCTGGAATACGCCGGAGAAACAGTACGCGCGGAGAAAATGAAGGTCGTCGGCGGTCAGCTCGGCGGCAAAACGCTCAGCGGGTCGCAGGTCGATATGATCAGCAAGCTCCCGTCGCTCGATGAGCTTCGCGCGCAGTTGATCGGTTTGTTCGTCGCCCCGTCGACGGGCATCGTCAGCGTCCTTCAGGCAGCCAATGGGGGCGTGGTCAACGTCCTGCATGCCTATCTGGAAGACAAGGGCGCAGCCTAG
- a CDS encoding esterase family protein: protein MTTHPLLEQAQLHGTPLIEGDRVTFVWKGATAPQLTSDFNGWGDDSAGAAQLQQIADGVWTYQTTLPADAYIEYVFTTDPDDEDKRVLDPFNRRQVSNGLNRNNNYFSMPSRSANLMVEFMSNTAQGSVTRHAIYHPFLLSGERRDIWLYQPPTDAPAPLLVVFDGKDYLRRANITQILANLMAMGRIKPVALALVDNARAHRYLEYNASDTVLAQITELVMPLAYNNLNLIDHDANPGSWAVLGASMGGLMALYAGLRLPHIFGKVICQSGAFQLDLTDHRPVIEQLVNVLPRPGLKVWQDVGTLEFLRDQNQRMNALLGSKGYDVTYREFNAGHNWTAWRDMLPAAFTTLFSA from the coding sequence ATGACGACCCATCCGCTGCTCGAACAGGCACAACTGCACGGCACGCCGCTGATCGAAGGAGATCGCGTCACCTTCGTCTGGAAGGGCGCAACCGCCCCACAGCTGACTTCCGATTTCAACGGCTGGGGAGATGACTCGGCCGGAGCCGCCCAGCTTCAGCAGATCGCCGACGGCGTCTGGACCTACCAGACTACCCTGCCCGCCGATGCCTATATCGAATATGTATTCACCACTGATCCGGACGACGAAGATAAGCGTGTGCTGGACCCCTTCAACCGGCGTCAGGTCTCCAACGGGTTGAACCGTAACAACAACTATTTCTCGATGCCTTCCCGCTCGGCCAATCTGATGGTCGAGTTTATGTCCAACACGGCGCAAGGGTCTGTCACCCGCCACGCCATCTATCACCCCTTCTTGCTGAGCGGTGAGCGGCGCGATATCTGGCTGTACCAGCCCCCAACCGACGCACCGGCCCCGCTGCTGGTGGTCTTTGATGGAAAAGACTATCTGCGGCGCGCCAACATCACCCAGATCCTCGCTAACCTGATGGCTATGGGGCGCATCAAACCAGTGGCGCTGGCGTTGGTCGACAACGCGCGGGCGCACCGTTATCTAGAATACAATGCAAGCGACACGGTCCTCGCGCAGATTACCGAACTTGTCATGCCGCTGGCGTATAACAATCTCAACCTGATCGACCACGACGCTAACCCAGGATCATGGGCGGTTCTCGGCGCCTCGATGGGCGGGTTGATGGCGCTCTATGCCGGGCTGCGACTCCCGCACATCTTTGGAAAGGTGATCTGCCAGTCAGGTGCCTTCCAGCTTGACCTGACGGATCACCGGCCGGTGATCGAGCAGCTTGTAAACGTACTTCCCCGGCCAGGGCTCAAAGTCTGGCAGGACGTCGGCACGCTGGAATTCCTCAGGGATCAGAACCAGCGCATGAACGCGCTGCTCGGCAGCAAGGGCTATGACGTAACCTACAGAGAGTTCAATGCGGGGCATAACTGGACGGCCTGGCGCGACATGCTCCCGGCCGCCTTCACAACCCTGTTCAGCGCCTGA